One window of Cohnella hashimotonis genomic DNA carries:
- a CDS encoding alpha-mannosidase, producing MEKATVHIISHSHWDREWYMSFEKFRMRLVKLIDDVLDLLEAENNGFAFFHLDGHVLLVDDYLEIRPEQEARLRSVVRQGKLSIGPWYVLQDAFLTSGEAQIRNMQLGLARAEELGGATEIGYFPDTFGNISQSAQLLQGFGIGRAVFGRGINAIAENNGVRNTDSSGYPSELWWASPDGSRVLSVFLANWYHNGMELPTDPLRAAERGRQALDNVERFASTPHLLLMNGCDHQPVQSDVGQAIAALNEGLPAYRFVHSRFQDYFDKLEACEPPNATVAGELIGERTDGWTTLVNTASSRMYLKQWNTRVQGELERWAEPFSTIAGLLGKEYPAAFLKQAWKLLLQNHPHDSICGCSVDPVHEEMVTRFMKSAQIAEALSFEAMTYIADRTDTTAFAAQQSGQPADVYATDTKAPGTQLTGQSADAYPFVVFNPLGWTRDEWTTVDIDAHEELEPDRFALLDRDRAEVACAWEDLGWISGFTLPDDRFRIPWRKRRYRLTFLASGIPGTGHASFAWVRRKDAGSAPIGDGDEAACIVEPDSAILENAYLRIAADAGGKLTLEDKATGQVYRDLLALEDSGDIGNEYLYRAAEGAVPIVTGVDPVRLVDRSTAGCARLAVLHRLDLPAEREGSGRTARTVSQEIEVAVSLKTGAKYAEIVVSLDNAAKDHRLRALFPSDADTAFVRAAAPFDVVKRSIAPWEGWRNPSRNERMQSFVDVSDGVRGLAIVTEGLPEYEALRDGRGTIALTLLRCVGELGDWNYFPTPGAQCLGPYSCRFAIVPHGGDYREVVGVAQSFNAPLRAVPTGVHGGPLPSALSWASVESPGGAVVTTALKRAEDAGGAVLRLVNLGESEERVTVKGRLFDVGSEVSERMLNERVAADAVPVEAGPIAFALAPKKILTLGIKDAPAMLK from the coding sequence ATGGAGAAAGCGACGGTACACATCATTTCGCATTCTCACTGGGACCGCGAATGGTACATGTCCTTCGAAAAGTTCCGGATGCGGCTCGTGAAGCTGATCGACGATGTGCTGGACTTGCTGGAGGCGGAAAATAACGGTTTCGCTTTTTTTCATCTCGACGGGCATGTGCTGCTCGTCGACGATTATCTCGAGATCCGCCCCGAACAGGAGGCGCGCCTTCGATCCGTGGTCCGGCAAGGCAAGCTGAGCATCGGTCCCTGGTATGTCCTGCAGGACGCATTTCTGACGAGCGGCGAGGCGCAGATCCGCAACATGCAGCTCGGCCTGGCGCGCGCCGAGGAGCTTGGCGGCGCGACCGAGATCGGCTACTTTCCCGATACGTTCGGCAACATCTCCCAATCCGCGCAGCTGCTGCAGGGCTTCGGAATCGGGCGCGCCGTGTTCGGCCGCGGAATCAATGCCATCGCCGAGAATAACGGCGTCCGCAACACGGACAGCTCGGGCTACCCGTCGGAGCTGTGGTGGGCGTCGCCCGACGGTTCTCGGGTGCTGTCCGTATTTCTCGCGAATTGGTACCACAACGGCATGGAGCTGCCGACCGACCCGCTGCGTGCCGCGGAGCGGGGAAGGCAGGCGCTGGACAACGTTGAGCGGTTCGCCTCGACGCCGCATCTGCTGCTCATGAACGGATGCGATCATCAGCCGGTACAGTCCGACGTCGGTCAGGCCATTGCGGCTCTGAACGAGGGATTGCCGGCGTACCGGTTCGTTCACAGCCGGTTCCAGGACTATTTCGACAAGCTGGAAGCGTGCGAGCCTCCGAATGCGACGGTGGCCGGAGAATTGATCGGCGAGCGGACCGACGGTTGGACTACGCTGGTGAACACCGCCTCCTCGCGGATGTACCTGAAGCAGTGGAATACGCGCGTCCAGGGCGAATTGGAGCGGTGGGCTGAGCCCTTTTCCACAATCGCCGGTCTGCTGGGAAAGGAATACCCGGCCGCTTTCTTGAAGCAAGCCTGGAAGCTGCTCCTCCAGAATCATCCGCACGACAGCATCTGCGGCTGCAGCGTCGATCCGGTCCACGAGGAGATGGTGACGCGCTTCATGAAGAGCGCGCAGATCGCGGAGGCATTGAGCTTCGAGGCGATGACTTATATCGCGGACCGCACGGATACGACTGCGTTCGCGGCTCAACAATCAGGGCAGCCGGCGGACGTTTACGCCACGGATACAAAAGCTCCCGGGACGCAACTAACAGGGCAGTCGGCCGATGCGTACCCGTTCGTCGTATTCAATCCGCTCGGCTGGACGCGGGACGAATGGACGACGGTCGACATCGACGCCCACGAAGAGCTTGAGCCAGATCGGTTCGCGTTGTTGGACCGTGACCGCGCCGAAGTCGCGTGCGCATGGGAGGACCTTGGCTGGATCAGCGGGTTTACGCTGCCGGACGATCGTTTTCGGATACCGTGGCGGAAAAGAAGATATCGGTTGACCTTCCTCGCAAGCGGAATCCCGGGAACGGGGCATGCGTCCTTTGCATGGGTGCGACGGAAGGACGCAGGCAGCGCGCCAATCGGCGACGGCGATGAAGCCGCATGCATCGTGGAACCGGATTCGGCGATTTTGGAAAACGCTTACCTGCGAATCGCGGCGGACGCCGGCGGCAAGTTGACACTGGAGGACAAGGCAACCGGCCAAGTGTACCGCGATCTTCTGGCGCTCGAGGACAGCGGGGATATCGGTAACGAATACCTGTATCGCGCAGCAGAGGGAGCCGTCCCGATCGTTACCGGGGTGGACCCGGTCCGGCTGGTGGATCGTTCGACCGCCGGATGCGCGCGCCTTGCCGTCTTGCACCGGCTCGACCTGCCGGCGGAGCGGGAGGGGAGCGGTCGTACGGCGCGTACGGTCAGTCAGGAGATCGAGGTCGCCGTCAGCCTTAAAACCGGTGCCAAGTACGCTGAGATCGTCGTCAGCCTGGACAATGCGGCCAAGGACCACCGGCTGCGCGCGCTGTTTCCGAGCGACGCGGATACGGCGTTCGTCCGCGCGGCTGCGCCGTTCGACGTCGTGAAGCGGTCGATCGCGCCATGGGAAGGCTGGCGCAATCCGTCGCGCAACGAGCGGATGCAGTCGTTCGTCGACGTGTCCGACGGCGTGCGGGGCTTGGCGATCGTCACGGAGGGGCTGCCCGAGTACGAGGCGCTGCGCGACGGCCGCGGCACGATCGCGCTGACGCTGCTCCGCTGCGTGGGCGAGCTCGGCGACTGGAACTACTTTCCCACGCCGGGCGCGCAGTGTCTCGGACCTTACAGCTGCCGCTTCGCCATCGTGCCCCATGGCGGCGATTACAGGGAGGTCGTCGGTGTCGCCCAGTCGTTCAATGCGCCGCTGCGCGCGGTACCGACCGGCGTTCATGGCGGCCCGCTGCCGTCGGCTCTGTCTTGGGCGAGCGTCGAATCGCCCGGCGGCGCCGTCGTGACGACTGCGCTCAAGCGTGCGGAGGATGCCGGCGGCGCGGTGCTCCGGCTGGTCAATCTTGGTGAGTCGGAGGAGAGGGTCACGGTGAAGGGACGCTTGTTCGACGTTGGATCGGAAGTCAGCGAGCGGATGCTGAATGAGCGAGTCGCGGCTGACGCGGTGCCGGTCGAAGCGGGTCCGATCGCCTTCGCGCTTGCGCCGAAAAAGATACTGACGCTAGGCATTAAAGACGCGCCAGCAATGTTAAAATAA
- a CDS encoding ABC transporter permease: MDAGRQRGKTKAIAFELNKNAFLYLMAVPGLVVLFFFNYLPMAGVLIAFKNFDFGKGIFGSEWTKPIFNNFNFLFTSDTTFRATRNTILLNLLFIASSTVVAVGLALLLNEVRKKTFKKLVQSFTLLPFFVSWIVVSVFAYSIFAFDQGMLNQLLQWFGLSKVNWYNTPQAWPIILTLIMVWKSAGYNSILYIATLSGVDTSYYEAAEIDGATRFQQMRYISLPMLKPTIIILTLLAIGRIMNADFGMFYGIIGDNPNLYATTDVLDTFIFRNLRVLGDVGMASAASFYQSVIAFILVLACNRWANKYQNGSGLF, encoded by the coding sequence ATGGACGCAGGCCGGCAGCGCGGCAAAACGAAGGCGATCGCCTTCGAGCTCAACAAAAACGCGTTCTTGTACTTAATGGCCGTGCCAGGCCTGGTCGTATTGTTCTTCTTTAACTATCTTCCGATGGCGGGCGTGCTGATCGCCTTCAAAAACTTCGACTTTGGCAAAGGCATCTTCGGCAGCGAATGGACGAAGCCAATCTTCAACAACTTCAACTTTCTGTTTACGTCGGATACGACCTTCCGGGCGACGCGCAATACCATTCTGCTGAACCTGCTGTTCATTGCGAGCAGCACGGTCGTCGCGGTTGGGCTGGCGCTTTTGCTCAACGAGGTGAGGAAGAAGACGTTCAAGAAGCTCGTTCAGTCGTTTACGCTGCTGCCCTTCTTCGTCTCCTGGATCGTCGTCAGCGTGTTCGCTTACAGCATCTTCGCGTTCGATCAAGGCATGCTTAACCAGCTGCTGCAGTGGTTCGGCCTTTCCAAGGTCAACTGGTACAACACGCCGCAGGCGTGGCCGATCATTCTGACGCTGATCATGGTCTGGAAAAGCGCGGGCTACAACTCGATCCTGTACATCGCGACCTTGTCCGGCGTCGACACCAGCTATTACGAGGCTGCGGAGATCGACGGGGCAACGCGTTTCCAGCAGATGCGCTACATTAGCCTGCCGATGCTGAAGCCGACCATCATCATCCTGACGCTGCTGGCGATCGGACGAATCATGAACGCGGACTTCGGCATGTTCTACGGCATCATCGGCGACAATCCGAACCTGTACGCGACGACCGACGTGCTGGACACCTTTATTTTCCGCAATCTGCGCGTCCTTGGCGATGTCGGCATGGCGTCCGCGGCCAGCTTCTATCAATCGGTCATCGCCTTTATTCTCGTGCTCGCCTGCAATCGCTGGGCCAACAAATATCAGAACGGCTCCGGTCTGTTCTAG
- a CDS encoding carbohydrate ABC transporter permease, giving the protein MTSKLGAIRYSDLVIYAIVLAFSLLCLLPFLMVIGGSFTDELEIQAHGYQLIPGQFSLEAYHILFVQWKVLVNGYKISTIVTVIGTAASVMICAMLAYPMSLRRVKYRRFLSVYAMLTLLFSGGMVPWYIVCVNYLHLKDSIAALIIPYLCSAFNVFLIRNYFQSLPEELSESAKIDGAGEATIFFKIVMRLSTPVIATVSLFIALTYWNDWYLGVMLIDSSDLQPLQLLLRSIVSNIMFLKTSDAAARMLSGSLVPSEGIKLATCVLTIGPMVFLYPFVQRYFVKGIMIGAVKG; this is encoded by the coding sequence ATGACAAGCAAGTTGGGCGCCATTCGCTATTCGGATCTGGTCATTTATGCGATCGTACTCGCGTTCTCGCTTCTGTGCCTGCTGCCGTTTCTGATGGTCATCGGAGGCTCCTTTACGGACGAACTCGAGATTCAGGCGCACGGCTACCAGCTGATCCCGGGCCAATTCAGCCTGGAGGCCTATCACATCTTGTTCGTGCAGTGGAAGGTGCTGGTGAACGGCTACAAGATCTCGACCATCGTGACGGTTATCGGGACGGCGGCGAGCGTGATGATCTGCGCGATGCTGGCTTATCCCATGTCGCTCCGGCGGGTGAAGTACAGAAGGTTTCTGTCGGTGTACGCGATGCTGACGCTGCTGTTCAGCGGCGGCATGGTTCCGTGGTATATCGTCTGCGTCAACTACCTGCATCTCAAAGACAGCATCGCCGCGCTTATCATTCCGTATCTGTGCAGCGCGTTTAACGTTTTCTTGATCCGCAACTACTTCCAATCGCTGCCGGAGGAGCTGTCCGAATCGGCCAAGATCGACGGGGCGGGGGAAGCGACGATCTTCTTCAAGATCGTGATGCGGCTGTCGACGCCGGTCATCGCGACCGTATCGCTGTTCATCGCGCTGACCTACTGGAACGACTGGTACCTCGGCGTCATGCTCATCGACAGCAGCGACCTGCAGCCGCTGCAGCTTCTGCTGCGGTCCATCGTTTCCAACATCATGTTCCTCAAGACGTCGGACGCGGCGGCCCGGATGCTGTCGGGCAGTCTGGTTCCTTCCGAAGGCATTAAGCTCGCGACCTGCGTCTTAACGATCGGCCCGATGGTCTTTTTGTATCCGTTCGTCCAGCGTTATTTTGTCAAAGGCATCATGATCGGCGCAGTCAAAGGCTGA